One region of Epilithonimonas zeae genomic DNA includes:
- the bshB1 gene encoding bacillithiol biosynthesis deacetylase BshB1 — protein sequence MKCDFLAIGAHPDDVELGCGGTIIKLISEGKTISVIDLTEGELGTRGTAETRAEEAAAAAKILGISSRENLKLKDGFLNNSEEYQLKIVEKIRKYRPEIVLANAIDDRHPDHAKAAKLVSDACFLSGLKKIETFEDGQPQEVWRPKHIFHYIQWKNVVPEFVIDISGFMEQKVEACLAYKTQFYNPESNEPITPIATKDFLESLTYRAQDLGRLSGVEYAEGFTTEKLIALKNFDGIICD from the coding sequence ATGAAATGTGATTTTCTTGCAATAGGAGCACATCCGGATGATGTGGAATTAGGTTGTGGAGGAACAATTATAAAATTAATTTCTGAAGGAAAAACAATTAGTGTTATTGATTTAACAGAAGGCGAACTAGGAACCAGAGGAACCGCTGAAACACGCGCTGAAGAAGCTGCCGCTGCCGCAAAAATCTTAGGAATAAGTTCAAGAGAAAATCTTAAGCTGAAAGATGGCTTCCTTAATAATTCGGAGGAGTATCAACTTAAAATTGTCGAAAAAATAAGAAAATACAGACCTGAAATTGTCTTAGCAAATGCAATCGATGACAGACATCCTGATCATGCAAAAGCTGCAAAATTAGTTTCTGATGCTTGTTTTCTTTCAGGTTTGAAGAAAATAGAAACTTTTGAAGATGGTCAGCCACAAGAAGTCTGGAGACCCAAACATATCTTCCATTATATCCAATGGAAAAATGTTGTTCCAGAGTTTGTGATTGATATTTCCGGATTTATGGAGCAAAAAGTCGAAGCTTGTTTAGCATATAAGACACAATTTTATAATCCGGAATCCAATGAGCCGATTACACCAATTGCAACAAAAGATTTTCTGGAGAGCTTGACTTACAGAGCACAAGACTTAGGAAGACTCTCCGGAGTAGAATATGCGGAGGGCTTTACAACCGAAAAATTGATTGCTCTGAAAAATTTCGATGGAATTATTTGTGATTAA